The Punica granatum isolate Tunisia-2019 chromosome 4, ASM765513v2, whole genome shotgun sequence genome has a window encoding:
- the LOC116202616 gene encoding serine carboxypeptidase-like 45: MYIKNSDILTMEKSFLLLKLSPAKLPLFPFWKMKLKQWTIAAIICSILFQIYPTSSEKITSLPGQPPVSFQQHSGYITIDEKQHRALFYYFAEAETSPASKPLVLWLNGGPGCSSVGAGAFCEHGPFKPRGDILLKNEYSWNKEANMLYLESPAGVGFSYSANTTFYKLINDEITAWDNLVFLENWLKKFPQYKSRDLYIAGESYAGHYVPQLAQLVVQSKKLNLKGIAIGNPLLEFNIDFNSRAVYLWSHGLISDWTYEKFTFICNFSTIRRQAQSGTLTPVCQSVISLVGREIGNFIDTYDITLDVCLSSAASQSIKLNQLQDTEEIDVCVEDETFKYLNRKDVQAAFHARLVGVTRWSICSEVLHYDYQNLEVPMIPVLSKLVKSGIRVLVYSGDQDSVLPLTGTRTIVNVLAKQLGLNMSGPYRAWYEGRQVGGWTQDYGRYLSFATIRGASHEAPFSQPERSLMLFASFVRGKPLPAALSSSTSDDQTP; this comes from the exons ATGTATATAAAAAACAGTGATATCCTCACTATGGAAAAGTCATTTTTGCTTTTGAAACTTTCTCCTGCAAAACTCCCTCTCTTTCCTTTCTGGAAAATGAAGCTAAAGCAATGGACTATAGCTGCAATAATCTGCAGCATTCTCTTCCAAATCTACCCGACATCATCCGAGAAGATCACGAGCTTACCGGGACAGCCCCCGGTGAGTTTCCAGCAGCACTCGGGTTACATCACCATTGATGAGAAGCAGCACAGAGCTCTCTTCTACTACTTTGCTGAGGCAGAAACAAGCCCCGCTTCAAAGCCTCTCGTCCTCTGGCTCAATGGAG GACCGGGATGTTCGTCTGTCGGGGCTGGAGCATTCTGCGAGCATGGGCCCTTCAAGCCCAGAGGAGACATTCTTCTTAAGAATGAGTATAGCTGGAACAAAG AAGCAAACATGCTGTATCTGGAATCCCCTGCCGGAGTCGGCTTCTCATACTCGGCGAACACAACTTTCTACAAACTCATCAATGATGAGATTACAG CGTGGGATAATCTCGTGTTCCTTGAGAACTGGTTAAAGAAGTTCCCCCAGTACAAGAGCCGAGATCTGTACATTGCAGGGGAGAGCTACGCAG GACATTATGTCCCACAACTTGCACAGCTAGTGGTTCAGTCCAAGAAGCTCAACTTGAAGGGAATAGCC ATTGGGAATCCTCTTCTGGAGTTCAACATCGACTTCAATTCCCGGGCCGTGTACTTGTGGTCCCATGGGCTGATCTCAGACTGGACCTATGAGAAGTTCACCTTCATTTGCAACTTCTCAACCATCCGAAGGCAAGCACAGAGTGGCACTCTCACTCCGGTTTGCCAGAGTGTGATTAGCCTTGTTGGAAGAGAAATTGGCAACTTTATCGACACATATGACATCACCCTCGACGTCTGCTTGTCCTCTGCTGCTTCTCAGTCTATTAAGCTGAATCAACTC CAAGATACCGAGGAGATAGATGTCTGCGTAGAGGATGAGACATTCAAGTACTTGAACAGGAAAGATGTGCAGGCAGCTTTTCATGCTCGGCTGGTCGGTGTCACGAGATGGTCCATTTGCAGCGA GGTGCTCCACTATGACTACCAAAATCTCGAAGTGCCCATGATTCCGGTGTTGTCCAAGCTCGTAAAGTCTGGGATACGAGTTCTAGTCTACAG TGGAGATCAAGACTCTGTACTTCCACTCACCGGAACACGAACAATCGTGAATGTCCTGGCAAAACAACTGGGACTGAACATGTCTGGACCGTATAGAGCTTGGTACGAGGGAAGACAG GTTGGTGGATGGACACAAGATTATGGGAGGTATTTGTCGTTCGCAACGATAAGAGGGGCATCGCATGAAGCTCCATTTTCACAGCCAGAGAGATCGCTCATGCTCTTCGCATCCTTCGTCCGAGGGAAGCCCTTGCCAGCAGccctctcctcctccacctctGATGACCAAACTCCATAA
- the LOC116206047 gene encoding hydroxymethylglutaryl-CoA lyase, mitochondrial-like isoform X3, translating into MLPIIFVMVGRSQLVILAQLAVLRDQFLTILPEYVKIVEVGPRDGLQNEKDIVPTSVKIELIRMLVSSGLPVVEATSFVSPKWVPQLGDAKDVMEAIRNIEGTRFPVLTPNLKGFEAAVAAGAKEVAVFAAASESFSKSNINCTIEDSLKRYYEVALAAQKLSIPVRGYISCVVGCPVEGMVPPSKVAYVAKELDAMGCSEISLGDTIGVGTPGTVVPMLEAVMEIVPVNKLAVHFHDTYGQALSNILVSLQMGISTVDSSVAGLGGCPYAKGASGNVATEDVVYMLNGLGIKTNVGLKQLMQAGDFICQHLGRRSGSKTAVALSRSTAHSSKL; encoded by the exons ATGTTGCCTATAATTTTTGTGATGGTCGGTCGTTCTCAACTCGTCATTTTAGCACAACTTGCAGTACTAAGAGACCAG TTTTTGACAATTCTTCCAGAATATGTGAAGATTGTAGAAGTTGGTCCAAGGGATGGACTGCAAAATGAGAAGGACATCGTTCCTACTTCTGTTAAGATTGAGTTGATAAGAATGCTAGTCTCTTCCGGTCTGCCAGTAGTTGAGGCCACAAGTTTTGTCTCTCCAAAATGGGTACCACAG CTTGGAGATGCCAAAGATGTAATGGAAGCCATTCGAAACATTGAAGGGACAAGGTTTCCTGTCTTGACTCCTAATCTCAAA GGTTTTGAAGCAGCTGTTGCAGCAGGGGCCAAGGAAGTTGCAGTCTTTGCTGCTGCTTCTGagtctttttcaaaatcaaatatcAATTGCACCATCGAAGATAGTCTCAAGCGGTATTATGAAGTTGCTCTGGCAGCTCAGAAACTATCGATTCCAGTTCGTGG ATATATATCCTGTGTTGTTGGGTGTCCGGTGGAAGGAATGGTACCGCCGTCAAAAGTAGCATATGTGGCAAAAGAGCTTGATGCGATGGGCTGCTCCGAGATTTCCCTTGGTGATACAATTGGTGTTGGTACTCCTg GTACAGTAGTTCCTATGCTAGAAGCAGTCATGGAAATTGTGCCTGTCAATAAGCTCGCTGTCCATTTTCATGACACTTATGGACAAGCCCTTTCCAATATTTTAGTCTCTCTTCAG ATGGGGATTTCCACTGTGGATTCATCTGTCGCGGGTCTTGGGGGCTGTCCTTATGCTAAGGGCGCTTCAGGGAATGTAGCTACCGAGGACGTTGTATACATGTTGAATGGGCTCGGAATAAAGACCAACGTGGGCCTCAAGCAGCTCATGCAGGCTGGGGACTTCATATGCCAGCACCTGGGCCGCCGCTCAGGGTCGAAAACTGCAGTTGCCCTGAGTAGAAGTACTGCTCATTCGTCCAAGCTTTAA
- the LOC116206047 gene encoding hydroxymethylglutaryl-CoA lyase, mitochondrial-like isoform X1: MLKLKALQRFSRPFTSFNHACLLVKPNMEEAFGFRSLPSSGAGGFGRFSSSACVATEDEMSGGDFCRRTLCYPRTDNVQEYTEEASLWRREKRNMKQGGGSLSPRGLERLSWKENVAYNFCDGRSFSTRHFSTTCSTKRPGDSNKVDQFLTILPEYVKIVEVGPRDGLQNEKDIVPTSVKIELIRMLVSSGLPVVEATSFVSPKWVPQLGDAKDVMEAIRNIEGTRFPVLTPNLKGFEAAVAAGAKEVAVFAAASESFSKSNINCTIEDSLKRYYEVALAAQKLSIPVRGYISCVVGCPVEGMVPPSKVAYVAKELDAMGCSEISLGDTIGVGTPGTVVPMLEAVMEIVPVNKLAVHFHDTYGQALSNILVSLQMGISTVDSSVAGLGGCPYAKGASGNVATEDVVYMLNGLGIKTNVGLKQLMQAGDFICQHLGRRSGSKTAVALSRSTAHSSKL, encoded by the exons ATGCTTAAGCTGAAGGCTCTGCAAAGATTTTCCCGGCCCTTCACATCATTTAACCATGCCTGTCTCCTGGTGAAGCCGAATATGGAGGAAGCATTTGGCTTTCGCAGTCTCCCGAGCAGTGGAGCTGGTGGCTTCGGCAGGTTTTCTTCGAGTGCTTGTGTTGCCACAGAAGATGAGATGAGCGGTGGAGATTTTTGCCGGAGGACTCTTTGTTATCCTCGAACAGATAACGT ACAAGAATATACTGAAGAGGCATCCCTGTggagaagagagaagaggaaCATGAAACAGGGAGGAGGAAGTTTGTCTCCTCGAGGACTTGAAAGGCTGAGTTGGAAGGAGAATGTTGCCTATAATTTTTGTGATGGTCGGTCGTTCTCAACTCGTCATTTTAGCACAACTTGCAGTACTAAGAGACCAGGTGATTCTAATAAGGTGGATCAG TTTTTGACAATTCTTCCAGAATATGTGAAGATTGTAGAAGTTGGTCCAAGGGATGGACTGCAAAATGAGAAGGACATCGTTCCTACTTCTGTTAAGATTGAGTTGATAAGAATGCTAGTCTCTTCCGGTCTGCCAGTAGTTGAGGCCACAAGTTTTGTCTCTCCAAAATGGGTACCACAG CTTGGAGATGCCAAAGATGTAATGGAAGCCATTCGAAACATTGAAGGGACAAGGTTTCCTGTCTTGACTCCTAATCTCAAA GGTTTTGAAGCAGCTGTTGCAGCAGGGGCCAAGGAAGTTGCAGTCTTTGCTGCTGCTTCTGagtctttttcaaaatcaaatatcAATTGCACCATCGAAGATAGTCTCAAGCGGTATTATGAAGTTGCTCTGGCAGCTCAGAAACTATCGATTCCAGTTCGTGG ATATATATCCTGTGTTGTTGGGTGTCCGGTGGAAGGAATGGTACCGCCGTCAAAAGTAGCATATGTGGCAAAAGAGCTTGATGCGATGGGCTGCTCCGAGATTTCCCTTGGTGATACAATTGGTGTTGGTACTCCTg GTACAGTAGTTCCTATGCTAGAAGCAGTCATGGAAATTGTGCCTGTCAATAAGCTCGCTGTCCATTTTCATGACACTTATGGACAAGCCCTTTCCAATATTTTAGTCTCTCTTCAG ATGGGGATTTCCACTGTGGATTCATCTGTCGCGGGTCTTGGGGGCTGTCCTTATGCTAAGGGCGCTTCAGGGAATGTAGCTACCGAGGACGTTGTATACATGTTGAATGGGCTCGGAATAAAGACCAACGTGGGCCTCAAGCAGCTCATGCAGGCTGGGGACTTCATATGCCAGCACCTGGGCCGCCGCTCAGGGTCGAAAACTGCAGTTGCCCTGAGTAGAAGTACTGCTCATTCGTCCAAGCTTTAA
- the LOC116206047 gene encoding hydroxymethylglutaryl-CoA lyase, mitochondrial-like isoform X2 — protein MLKLKALQRFSRPFTSFNHACLLVKPNMEEAFGFRSLPSSGAGGFGRFSSSACVATEDEMSGGDFCRRTLCYPRTDNVQEYTEEASLWRREKRNMKQGGGSLSPRGLERLSWKENVAYNFCDGRSFSTRHFSTTCSTKRPGDSNKFLTILPEYVKIVEVGPRDGLQNEKDIVPTSVKIELIRMLVSSGLPVVEATSFVSPKWVPQLGDAKDVMEAIRNIEGTRFPVLTPNLKGFEAAVAAGAKEVAVFAAASESFSKSNINCTIEDSLKRYYEVALAAQKLSIPVRGYISCVVGCPVEGMVPPSKVAYVAKELDAMGCSEISLGDTIGVGTPGTVVPMLEAVMEIVPVNKLAVHFHDTYGQALSNILVSLQMGISTVDSSVAGLGGCPYAKGASGNVATEDVVYMLNGLGIKTNVGLKQLMQAGDFICQHLGRRSGSKTAVALSRSTAHSSKL, from the exons ATGCTTAAGCTGAAGGCTCTGCAAAGATTTTCCCGGCCCTTCACATCATTTAACCATGCCTGTCTCCTGGTGAAGCCGAATATGGAGGAAGCATTTGGCTTTCGCAGTCTCCCGAGCAGTGGAGCTGGTGGCTTCGGCAGGTTTTCTTCGAGTGCTTGTGTTGCCACAGAAGATGAGATGAGCGGTGGAGATTTTTGCCGGAGGACTCTTTGTTATCCTCGAACAGATAACGT ACAAGAATATACTGAAGAGGCATCCCTGTggagaagagagaagaggaaCATGAAACAGGGAGGAGGAAGTTTGTCTCCTCGAGGACTTGAAAGGCTGAGTTGGAAGGAGAATGTTGCCTATAATTTTTGTGATGGTCGGTCGTTCTCAACTCGTCATTTTAGCACAACTTGCAGTACTAAGAGACCAGGTGATTCTAATAAG TTTTTGACAATTCTTCCAGAATATGTGAAGATTGTAGAAGTTGGTCCAAGGGATGGACTGCAAAATGAGAAGGACATCGTTCCTACTTCTGTTAAGATTGAGTTGATAAGAATGCTAGTCTCTTCCGGTCTGCCAGTAGTTGAGGCCACAAGTTTTGTCTCTCCAAAATGGGTACCACAG CTTGGAGATGCCAAAGATGTAATGGAAGCCATTCGAAACATTGAAGGGACAAGGTTTCCTGTCTTGACTCCTAATCTCAAA GGTTTTGAAGCAGCTGTTGCAGCAGGGGCCAAGGAAGTTGCAGTCTTTGCTGCTGCTTCTGagtctttttcaaaatcaaatatcAATTGCACCATCGAAGATAGTCTCAAGCGGTATTATGAAGTTGCTCTGGCAGCTCAGAAACTATCGATTCCAGTTCGTGG ATATATATCCTGTGTTGTTGGGTGTCCGGTGGAAGGAATGGTACCGCCGTCAAAAGTAGCATATGTGGCAAAAGAGCTTGATGCGATGGGCTGCTCCGAGATTTCCCTTGGTGATACAATTGGTGTTGGTACTCCTg GTACAGTAGTTCCTATGCTAGAAGCAGTCATGGAAATTGTGCCTGTCAATAAGCTCGCTGTCCATTTTCATGACACTTATGGACAAGCCCTTTCCAATATTTTAGTCTCTCTTCAG ATGGGGATTTCCACTGTGGATTCATCTGTCGCGGGTCTTGGGGGCTGTCCTTATGCTAAGGGCGCTTCAGGGAATGTAGCTACCGAGGACGTTGTATACATGTTGAATGGGCTCGGAATAAAGACCAACGTGGGCCTCAAGCAGCTCATGCAGGCTGGGGACTTCATATGCCAGCACCTGGGCCGCCGCTCAGGGTCGAAAACTGCAGTTGCCCTGAGTAGAAGTACTGCTCATTCGTCCAAGCTTTAA
- the LOC116206255 gene encoding uncharacterized protein LOC116206255 codes for MNEIKLFSSAIFSLLPPRIHPPPPALSTHIPAMEGPAKSQLEPWRQLPDKVVMVTGASSGLGHDFCLDLARAGCRVLAAARRVDRLRSLCDEINALPSSDSGTEPGGHRAVALELDISADGPTIERSVQRAWDAFGRIDALVNNAGIRGNVKSPLDLSEEEWDQTVNTNAKGSWLVTKYVCIRMRGSGRGGSVIFISSIAGLNRGQLPGALAYTCSKAAVNAMTRVMAVELGPYKIRVNSISPGLFKSEITEGLMQKDWLNNVALKTVPLQDHGTVDPALTSLVRYLIHDSSEYVSGNIFIVDAGATLPGVPIFSSL; via the exons ATGAATGAAATCAAGCTTTTCAGCTCAGCAATTTTCAGCCTCCTTCCCCCAAGAATACATCCGCCGCCTCCTGCTCTTTCCACCCACATCCCCGCCATGGAAGGCCCAGCCAAGAGCCAGCTCGAGCCGTGGCGCCAGCTCCCCGACAAGGTCGTGATGGTCACCGGCGCCTCCTCCGGCCTGGGCCATGACTTCTGCCTCGACCTTGCCCGGGCCGGCTGCCGGGTCTTGGCCGCCGCTCGCCGGGTCGACCGGCTCAGGTCCCTCTGCGATGAGATCAACGCCCTCCCTTCCTCCGACTCTGGGACTGAGCCGGGTGGCCATCGGGCGGTGGCGTTGGAGCTGGACATCTCGGCCGACGGTCCCACCATCGAGAGGTCCGTGCAGAGGGCCTGGGACGCTTTCGGCCGCATCGATGCTCTCGTCAACAACGCCGGCATCCGAG GAAATGTGAAGTCCCCGCTGGATCTGTCTGAGGAGGAATGGGATCAGACTGTCAACACGAATGCAAAAGGATCGTGGTTGGTCACTAAGTATGTCTGCATACGCATGCGAGGCTCCGGTCGAGGAGGTTCGGTGATATTCATCTCTTCCATTGCCGGCCTTAATCGAGGCCAACTTCCAGGAGCTCTCGCATATACTTGCTCCAAAGCAGCGGTCAACGCAATGACAAGG GTTATGGCCGTGGAACTGGGGCCCTACAAGATCAGAGTGAACTCAATCTCACCGGGGCTTTTCAAGTCCGAGATCACGGAAGGTCTGATGCAGAAAGACTGGCTCAATAATGTGGCATTGAAGACTGTTCCTCTGCAGGACCATGGCACCGTCGACCCAGCACTGACATCCCTTGTTCGATACTTGATCCATGATTCCTCGGAGTATGTCTCAGGCAACATATTCATTGTAGATGCCGGGGCCACCCTGCCGGGGGTCCCAATCTTCTCCTCTCTCTGA
- the LOC116202326 gene encoding uncharacterized protein LOC116202326, with amino-acid sequence MEGQANHQLEPWHKLPDKVVMVTGASSGLGREFCLDLARAGCRIVAAARRTDRLKSLCLEINGPAASSSDPAAEPSSSRAVAVELDVSADGPTIEGSVLRAWDAFGHIDALVNNAGIRGNVKSPLDLSEEEWDHTYNTNTKGAWLVSKYVCIRMRDSNRGGSVINISSTAGLNRGHLPGSIAYASSKAAVNTITKIMAAELGVYKIRVNSVSPGIFKSEITQDLMQKNWLNNVARKTIPLQSFGTSDPALTSLLRYLIHDSSEYVSGNIFIVDAGATLPGVPIFSSL; translated from the exons ATGGAAGGCCAAGCCAACCACCAGCTCGAGCCGTGGCATAAGCTTCCCGACAAGGTAGTGATGGTCACCGGCGCCTCCTCCGGCTTGGGCCGCGAATTCTGCCTCGACCTTGCCCGGGCCGGCTGCCGTATCGTGGCCGCTGCCCGCCGCACCGACCGGCTTAAGTCTCTCTGCCTCGAGATCAACGGCCCGGCCGCTTCCTCCTCCGACCCGGCGGCCGAGCCCAGTAGCTCCCGGGCGGTGGCGGTGGAGCTTGACGTCTCAGCCGACGGGCCCACCATCGAGGGGTCCGTGCTGAGGGCCTGGGACGCTTTCGGCCACATCGATGCACTGGTCAACAACGCCGGCATTCGAG GGAATGTGAAGTCTCCGCTGGACTTGTCCGAGGAGGAATGGGACCATACTTACAATACAAACACGAAAGGAGCGTGGTTGGTCTCGAAATATGTGTGCATTCGAATGCGAGACTCGAACCGAGGAGGTTCCGTGATCAACATCTCTTCCACCGCCGGCCTTAACCGAGGCCACCTCCCCGGAAGCATTGCATATGCTTCCTCCAAAGCGGCGGTAAACACGATCACGAAG ATCATGGCTGCGGAACTGGGGGTCTACAAGATCAGGGTGAACTCAGTCTCTCCCGGGATTTTCAAGTCCGAGATCACGCAAGATCTGATGCAGAAAAACTGGCTCAATAATGTGGCACGCAAGACCATCCCACTGCAGTCCTTCGGCACCTCGGACCCGGCTCTCACATCCCTGCTTCGTTACTTAATCCACGATTCCTCGGAGTATGTATCAGGCAACATCTTCATAGTAGATGCAGGGGCCACCCTGCCCGGCGTCCCCATTTTCTCCTCTCTTTGA
- the LOC116204337 gene encoding uncharacterized protein LOC116204337 gives MKGQPKSQHKPWHELPNKVVLVSGASSGLGHEFCLHLAKAGCQIVAATRCTDRLKSLCDKIDGPVSSSSSSSSKLGNKASNPQALAVELDVTAHGPTIEKSVKRAWDAFGHIDALVYYLTIVNKEKIFNSSGNLFIAATFINTVIILISFASVPMVLPLSLSAKLLDMPFLVAMEALNACKLVPKHAFDVAAILGPVALTSPPTLYY, from the exons ATGAAAGGCCAACCCAAGTCCCAGCACAAGCCGTGGCACGAGCTCCCCAACAAGGTAGTGCTGGTCTCCGGTGCCTCCTCAGGGCTGGGGCATGAATTCTGCCTGCACTTGGCCAAGGCGGGTTGCCAGATCGTGGCCGCCACCCGCTGCACCGACCGGCTTAAGTCCCTCTGCGATAAGATCGACGGCCCggtctcttcctcctcctcctcctcctctaaATTGGGAAACAAGGCAAGTAACCCCCAAGCGCTGGCAGTGGAGCTCGATGTCACGGCCCATGGGCCCACAATCGAGAAGTCCGTGAAGAGGGCCTGGGATGCTTTTGGCCACATTGATGCTTTG GTTTACTATCTCACTATCGTAAACAAGGAGAAAATCTTCAACAGCAGTGGCAACCTGTTCATCGCCGCTACTTTCATCAATACCGTCATCATTCTCATTTCCTTTGCCTCTGTTCCTATGGTTCTCCCTCTTTCACTATCTGCAAAACTTCTTGATATGCCCTTTCTCGTCGCAATGGAAGCACTCAATGCTTGCAAACTTGTTCCCAAACACGCCTTTGATGTTGCCGCTATTCTTGGACCCGTAGCTCTCACTTCTCCCCCTACTCTCTACTACTAA